In one Pseudoclavibacter sp. Marseille-Q3772 genomic region, the following are encoded:
- the ftsH gene encoding ATP-dependent zinc metalloprotease FtsH, with product MKTLKKLVKSPIVIVLIAVIAIGVGFSLINQQGDTEVTTEQGLAVVKEQKLKEVTIVSGDNRVNVQLEKPHEEYGERLHFYFVDARANTVVKAVDNAEISGHFNDEVPGPNWLSTALTLLFPIMLIVFFVWIMMSGMQGGGAGGVMKFGKSRAKLVSKEDPQVTFADVAGADEALEELAEIKEFLKEPAKFKQVGARIPKGVLLYGPPGTGKTLLAKAVAGEAGVPFYSISGSDFVEMFVGVGASRVRDLFEQAKQNAPAIIFIDEIDAVGRQRGVGLGGGNDEREQTLNQLLVEMDGFDANTNVILIAATNRPDVLDAALLRPGRFDRQVGVDAPDLEGRRRILMVHAKGKPIADDVDLAVVARKTPGFTGADLANVLNEAALLTARMNAQIIDARAIDEAIDRVIAGPQRRSRVMNDQEKLITAYHEGGHAIAAAALRHTDPVTKITILPRGKALGYTMVVPLEDKYSVTRNELLDQLTYAMGGRIAEEIVFHDPTTGASNDIEKATKTARKMITEYGMSNSVGAIKFGDNDGDSPYSRSQGSPYSDETAHLIDREVQALLENAQQEAWWVLDRNRDVLDRLAAELLEYETIGHERLAEIFADIEKLPERDQWLSSPDRPISSRPPVPLKPHLPASGVEAPVSHAGTPEGPTDVAGGAPGGSGGAGAPGAGAPGVGRPGQPLPGDGLPGGPERPLPGNGGPGPVAGDGPAGPEVLDGDSPRL from the coding sequence ATGAAGACTTTGAAGAAACTTGTGAAGAGCCCGATCGTGATCGTGCTCATAGCCGTCATCGCGATCGGTGTCGGGTTCAGCCTTATCAACCAGCAGGGTGATACCGAGGTGACCACCGAGCAGGGTCTTGCGGTCGTTAAGGAGCAGAAGCTCAAAGAAGTAACCATTGTCTCCGGCGACAACCGGGTCAATGTGCAGCTCGAGAAACCGCACGAAGAGTACGGCGAACGACTGCACTTCTACTTCGTTGATGCGCGCGCCAACACGGTGGTGAAGGCGGTCGATAACGCCGAGATCAGCGGTCACTTCAACGACGAGGTGCCCGGCCCGAACTGGCTGTCCACTGCGCTGACGCTGCTGTTCCCGATCATGCTCATCGTGTTCTTTGTTTGGATCATGATGTCCGGGATGCAGGGCGGTGGCGCCGGCGGTGTCATGAAGTTTGGCAAGTCGCGCGCCAAGCTGGTGTCGAAGGAAGACCCGCAGGTTACCTTCGCTGATGTCGCCGGAGCCGATGAGGCGCTCGAGGAACTCGCTGAAATTAAGGAGTTCTTGAAGGAACCCGCGAAGTTCAAGCAGGTTGGTGCCCGCATCCCTAAGGGTGTGCTGCTGTACGGACCTCCGGGAACCGGTAAGACCCTGCTCGCAAAGGCTGTTGCCGGCGAGGCCGGAGTGCCGTTCTACTCGATTTCGGGCTCTGACTTCGTTGAGATGTTCGTCGGTGTCGGTGCGAGTCGTGTGCGTGACCTGTTCGAACAGGCCAAGCAGAATGCGCCCGCGATTATCTTCATCGACGAGATCGACGCGGTTGGTCGCCAGCGCGGTGTTGGTCTCGGCGGCGGTAACGACGAACGCGAACAAACGCTGAACCAGCTGCTCGTTGAGATGGACGGGTTCGACGCGAACACGAACGTGATTCTGATCGCTGCAACGAACCGTCCGGATGTGCTGGATGCGGCACTGTTGCGTCCCGGTCGATTTGACCGTCAGGTAGGGGTCGACGCGCCAGACCTCGAGGGCCGTCGCCGCATCCTGATGGTGCATGCCAAGGGCAAGCCCATTGCCGACGATGTCGATCTGGCCGTTGTTGCCCGCAAGACCCCCGGATTCACCGGTGCTGACCTCGCGAACGTGCTGAACGAGGCGGCCCTGCTCACTGCGCGAATGAACGCACAGATTATTGATGCGCGTGCGATTGACGAAGCCATCGACCGGGTTATCGCCGGTCCGCAGCGTCGTAGCCGCGTGATGAACGATCAAGAGAAGCTGATCACCGCGTACCACGAGGGTGGACACGCGATTGCTGCGGCAGCGCTGCGTCACACCGACCCGGTAACGAAGATCACCATTCTGCCGCGCGGTAAAGCCCTGGGATACACCATGGTTGTGCCGCTGGAAGACAAATACTCGGTGACGCGCAATGAGCTGCTTGACCAGCTCACCTATGCGATGGGCGGGCGGATTGCCGAAGAGATCGTGTTCCACGACCCGACCACGGGTGCATCCAACGACATCGAGAAGGCGACCAAGACGGCGCGCAAGATGATCACCGAATACGGAATGTCGAACTCCGTTGGTGCCATCAAGTTCGGTGATAACGATGGCGACTCACCGTACTCGCGCTCGCAGGGTTCGCCATACTCTGACGAGACCGCGCACCTGATTGACCGCGAGGTGCAGGCGCTGCTCGAGAACGCGCAGCAGGAAGCATGGTGGGTGCTCGACCGCAACCGTGACGTGCTTGACCGGCTCGCTGCGGAACTGCTCGAATACGAAACCATTGGGCATGAACGGCTGGCCGAAATCTTCGCCGATATTGAGAAGCTGCCCGAGCGCGATCAATGGCTTTCGTCGCCCGACCGGCCGATTAGCTCGCGGCCGCCGGTTCCGCTGAAGCCGCACCTGCCCGCATCCGGTGTTGAGGCACCGGTATCGCACGCCGGTACGCCCGAGGGCCCGACCGATGTTGCCGGCGGCGCACCTGGTGGTTCAGGTGGTGCTGGTGCTCCTGGTGCTGGTGCTCCTGGTGTCGGTCGGCCTGGACAGCCGCTGCCGGGAGACGGCCTGCCCGGTGGGCCCGAGCGTCCGCTGCCGGGGAATGGCGGTCCCGGACCGGTTGCCGGTGACGGTCCTGCCGGACCCGAAGTGCTCGACGGCGATTCACCTCGGCTCTAG
- the folP gene encoding dihydropteroate synthase: MTQLMAVCNVTPDSFSDGGAHEAAPEERTRSAVEYSKQQIALGASIIDVGGESTRPGAMRVPQPEESARVLPVVESLIAEQITVSVDTMYAETAAACLQLSPDVIINDVSGGLADPRMLEVVAEHNARYILSHWRGHSVVMNDLATYSDTASEVLSELIQMRDRAVNAGVAPERIILDPGLGFAKDRDDNWAILHHLDRFQALGHPLLIGASRKRFTGALLPEQASVTERDLPTAVISALCAERDVWGVRVHNTQASRVAIDVVRAWRAASGEETTRA; encoded by the coding sequence ATGACTCAGTTGATGGCCGTGTGCAACGTCACTCCCGATTCGTTCAGCGACGGCGGCGCCCACGAGGCAGCACCCGAAGAACGCACGCGCAGCGCGGTTGAGTACTCAAAACAGCAGATCGCCCTCGGCGCCAGCATTATCGATGTGGGCGGCGAATCCACTCGACCCGGCGCAATGCGCGTTCCGCAGCCGGAGGAGTCGGCTCGCGTGCTCCCAGTGGTCGAGTCCCTCATCGCCGAGCAGATCACGGTATCGGTCGACACCATGTACGCGGAAACCGCGGCCGCATGCCTACAGCTCAGTCCAGACGTCATCATCAACGACGTCTCCGGCGGCCTAGCCGACCCACGAATGCTCGAAGTGGTAGCCGAACACAACGCTCGCTATATCCTCAGCCATTGGCGCGGGCACTCGGTGGTCATGAACGACTTGGCAACCTACTCCGACACCGCGAGCGAGGTGCTCAGCGAGCTCATCCAGATGCGTGATCGCGCCGTTAACGCAGGCGTCGCACCCGAACGAATCATCCTCGATCCGGGGCTGGGGTTCGCCAAGGACCGCGACGACAACTGGGCGATTTTGCACCACCTCGACCGCTTCCAAGCGCTCGGCCACCCCCTACTCATCGGCGCCAGCCGCAAACGCTTCACCGGCGCGCTACTGCCGGAGCAAGCAAGCGTCACCGAGCGCGACCTACCGACCGCGGTCATCTCCGCATTGTGCGCCGAGCGTGACGTGTGGGGCGTGCGCGTCCACAACACGCAGGCATCGCGCGTGGCGATCGACGTGGTGCGGGCATGGCGCGCAGCCAGCGGCGAGGAGACCACTCGCGCATGA
- the panC gene encoding pantoate--beta-alanine ligase encodes MTELLTAAAASTLADRTELGRIALVPTMGALHDGHLALINLAKEQADTVVVSIFVNPLQFGPDEDYERYPRPFDHDMELLEQAGVDYCLHPDVDEMYPNWPATTVISAGEAGRILEGAYRPGHFDGVLTVVAKLFNCVHPDLAVFGEKDAQQLALIQRMARELLIPVEIVAHPIVREHDGLARSSRNTYLDGADRVRALVLSQALAAAAQVASAETGEHTLAKARAAAEAVYESQPLVTMDYLQFVARDTFTPIDSDYRGDVLALTAARVGTTRLIDNRSMTFR; translated from the coding sequence GTGACCGAACTTCTGACCGCAGCCGCCGCATCCACCCTCGCTGATCGCACTGAGCTCGGACGAATCGCGCTCGTACCAACGATGGGGGCCCTCCACGACGGGCACCTCGCGCTCATCAACCTCGCGAAGGAGCAAGCCGACACCGTCGTCGTATCGATCTTTGTCAACCCGCTGCAATTCGGCCCAGACGAAGACTACGAGCGCTACCCGCGACCGTTCGATCACGACATGGAACTGCTCGAACAGGCGGGGGTCGACTACTGCCTGCATCCGGACGTCGACGAAATGTACCCGAATTGGCCGGCTACCACCGTCATCAGCGCGGGCGAAGCCGGCCGCATCCTGGAGGGCGCCTACCGGCCCGGACACTTTGACGGCGTGCTCACCGTCGTCGCAAAACTGTTCAACTGTGTGCACCCCGATCTTGCGGTATTCGGTGAGAAGGATGCGCAGCAGCTCGCGTTGATACAGCGCATGGCTCGCGAACTCCTCATTCCCGTCGAGATCGTCGCCCACCCCATCGTGCGCGAACACGACGGCCTAGCCCGCTCCAGCCGCAACACCTACCTGGATGGGGCAGATCGCGTGCGTGCGCTCGTGCTCTCGCAAGCCCTCGCGGCAGCGGCGCAGGTGGCGAGCGCAGAAACCGGGGAGCACACGCTCGCCAAGGCGCGCGCGGCCGCCGAAGCCGTGTACGAATCGCAACCGCTCGTTACGATGGACTATCTCCAGTTTGTGGCTCGTGACACCTTCACGCCAATCGATTCCGACTACCGTGGGGATGTGCTCGCGCTCACCGCGGCCCGAGTGGGAACCACCCGATTGATCGACAACCGATCCATGACCTTTCGTTAA
- a CDS encoding PH domain-containing protein has protein sequence MMNHQQPAAIQWHSISPKLAFRTVSSMLVGLLIWAAIAVALGVFLEGPWWLIPAVPALVTLLSLPLAFARVRSIAYALRQDDLLVRRGVMYRTQKAVPYGRLQHIDVHQGTLDIMLKIYTLNVVTAASSASIPGLTKAESEGLRDHLIRVAETRRVGL, from the coding sequence ATGATGAATCACCAGCAGCCTGCCGCCATTCAGTGGCACAGTATTTCGCCGAAGCTCGCGTTCAGAACCGTATCCAGCATGCTGGTTGGGCTGCTGATTTGGGCCGCGATTGCGGTTGCTCTCGGGGTGTTTCTTGAGGGCCCGTGGTGGCTGATTCCGGCGGTTCCAGCGCTGGTGACACTGCTGAGCCTGCCGCTGGCATTCGCGAGAGTTCGCTCGATTGCCTATGCGCTGCGGCAGGATGATCTGCTGGTACGTCGCGGAGTGATGTACCGGACGCAGAAGGCGGTTCCCTACGGACGCCTGCAGCACATCGATGTGCACCAGGGCACCTTGGACATCATGCTGAAGATTTACACGCTTAATGTGGTTACGGCCGCGAGCTCGGCGTCGATCCCCGGGCTTACGAAAGCTGAGAGTGAAGGTTTGCGTGATCACCTGATCCGTGTGGCTGAGACCCGACGGGTTGGTCTATAA
- a CDS encoding DUF559 domain-containing protein: MTYFEAANCAQRCCDNNFGVVSGQQLERAGIALNERRKLIKVGLLEPIRRGWFKNDAAKHEVVRAVRAGGVLTGLNALRLGGYWIRDTPELQVRASRVDRIKTSPGLQPIALRRANSHPCRTSVDAPLTALAVVLRTATQLDRVIALDALRNSRTHHDWELERVCLSAGVQGRRAWELSDRGAGSGIETIFRLWLVEHGFAFATQVAIGGVGIVDFLVGNTVVEIDGFEFHGTGARFHADRSRDVTLKARGYRVLRLSYVQVMYQLEELTPYLLSVLRW, from the coding sequence ATGACCTACTTTGAAGCTGCCAACTGCGCCCAGCGGTGCTGCGATAACAACTTCGGCGTCGTCTCGGGCCAGCAACTCGAGCGCGCCGGCATCGCACTCAACGAACGCCGAAAACTCATTAAGGTCGGCCTGTTAGAACCTATCCGCCGAGGGTGGTTCAAGAACGATGCTGCTAAGCACGAGGTCGTCCGCGCTGTTAGAGCCGGAGGAGTGCTGACCGGGCTCAACGCGCTCCGACTGGGCGGCTACTGGATCCGTGACACCCCGGAACTTCAGGTACGCGCGTCAAGGGTTGACCGAATCAAAACCAGCCCGGGACTGCAGCCGATCGCGCTGCGACGCGCAAATAGTCATCCCTGCCGAACGAGTGTGGACGCGCCGCTCACGGCGCTCGCGGTCGTGCTGCGCACAGCCACGCAGCTCGACAGGGTGATCGCGCTCGATGCGTTACGCAATAGCAGAACCCATCATGACTGGGAGCTGGAGCGCGTGTGTTTGAGCGCGGGAGTGCAGGGGCGCCGTGCGTGGGAGCTTTCTGATCGCGGCGCCGGGTCGGGTATTGAAACGATTTTCCGGCTTTGGTTGGTTGAGCACGGTTTCGCGTTCGCGACGCAAGTGGCGATCGGTGGGGTGGGCATCGTGGATTTTCTCGTCGGCAACACCGTTGTCGAGATCGACGGGTTTGAGTTTCACGGGACCGGCGCGCGTTTTCACGCGGATCGTTCGCGGGATGTCACGCTGAAAGCTCGTGGGTACCGCGTCCTCCGGCTCAGTTACGTGCAGGTCATGTACCAGCTGGAGGAGCTGACTCCCTATTTGTTATCGGTTTTGCGGTGGTGA
- a CDS encoding DUF3180 family protein translates to MSARTNPLILLLVALASGVVVWAVETWLTVSGAPVFVPSVLLGVTLLVLAVVAIVLGLPVRRYTRALARVHEAARAGEDTAALVRDASAKRVPGEWATFALAYAKAVSLAGSMFAGGCGAVALFLGTRTVTGDRMGESIVSLIAAVLLVVAGLLVESWCVLPPHDPGEGEEASDPQMSAA, encoded by the coding sequence ATGAGCGCCCGCACGAATCCGCTAATCCTGCTGCTGGTCGCGCTCGCTTCGGGCGTGGTTGTGTGGGCGGTTGAGACGTGGCTGACGGTGTCGGGCGCGCCGGTGTTCGTGCCCTCGGTGCTGTTGGGCGTGACGCTGCTGGTGCTTGCGGTGGTGGCGATTGTGCTGGGGTTGCCGGTGCGTCGTTACACGCGGGCATTGGCGCGCGTTCACGAGGCGGCTCGCGCGGGTGAGGATACGGCCGCGCTGGTGCGGGATGCGAGTGCCAAGCGGGTGCCGGGCGAGTGGGCCACCTTCGCGCTCGCCTATGCGAAGGCGGTTTCGCTGGCCGGGTCGATGTTTGCGGGCGGATGCGGTGCGGTCGCACTATTCCTCGGCACACGCACGGTGACGGGCGACCGGATGGGAGAGTCCATCGTGAGTTTGATTGCGGCGGTCTTACTTGTTGTTGCGGGGCTTTTAGTGGAATCGTGGTGTGTGTTGCCGCCTCATGATCCCGGTGAGGGAGAAGAGGCATCAGACCCGCAGATGAGCGCGGCGTAA
- a CDS encoding Rossmann-like and DUF2520 domain-containing protein, translating into MQQRDGRLGVGVVGSAPIGAVLARGLAGAGHALIGFAIDDTSERERVQAMFPGVPQLDPREVVERSELVILAEDEDALVERIDTLTRARAWVSGQLVLHTCAGLGTAPLGAALDQGVIPLAIHPAIDVTGTSIDLARLQEAWCAVTAPRPVLPIAQALVVELGAEPVVIQEQDRPTYAEAITTATSFTRSIVNQATELLAGIGVEKPGFVLSSLVRSATDNALADQRPTDPQVPEA; encoded by the coding sequence ATGCAACAGCGTGATGGACGCCTCGGCGTCGGAGTGGTGGGCAGCGCGCCGATCGGTGCGGTGCTCGCGCGTGGGCTGGCCGGTGCCGGGCATGCGCTAATCGGGTTCGCCATTGACGACACGAGCGAACGCGAGCGCGTGCAGGCGATGTTCCCCGGTGTGCCGCAGCTCGATCCGCGCGAGGTCGTTGAACGCAGCGAACTGGTGATACTGGCCGAGGATGAGGATGCGCTGGTCGAGCGCATCGACACCCTCACCCGGGCGCGTGCTTGGGTTTCAGGACAGTTGGTGCTGCATACCTGCGCTGGCCTTGGCACAGCGCCCTTGGGTGCGGCGTTGGATCAGGGAGTGATCCCGCTGGCAATTCATCCGGCGATCGACGTCACCGGTACGTCGATTGACCTTGCGCGGCTACAGGAGGCGTGGTGTGCGGTCACGGCACCGCGGCCGGTGTTGCCCATTGCCCAGGCGCTGGTGGTGGAGTTGGGTGCCGAACCGGTCGTTATTCAAGAGCAGGATCGACCGACCTACGCAGAGGCGATCACGACGGCCACGTCCTTTACGCGATCGATTGTGAATCAGGCCACCGAGCTATTGGCTGGAATCGGTGTGGAGAAGCCCGGTTTTGTGCTGTCGAGCCTGGTGCGTTCGGCCACAGATAATGCGCTGGCAGATCAGCGTCCGACCGATCCGCAGGTTCCTGAAGCTTAG
- a CDS encoding GTP cyclohydrolase I: MTRVQSERAAAAVRELLAACGLDVDSPQYAKTPHRVAAALGEFVAGVGVDPVPALRENRIPLEGAARADAQVVLLRNIRFRALCEHHLLPFDGWVQLAYLPGDSIVGLGRLYDLVETCAARPTLQENFGDTLVDALMLGLDARGAVAVVEARQGCVSDRGPRQADSETVTLAARGELASSQQRADVLRMLSLGANRAD; this comes from the coding sequence ATGACCCGGGTGCAATCGGAGCGGGCGGCGGCTGCAGTTCGTGAACTATTGGCAGCTTGCGGACTGGATGTCGATTCGCCGCAGTACGCCAAGACTCCGCACCGGGTTGCAGCTGCGCTCGGCGAGTTTGTTGCCGGAGTCGGGGTCGATCCGGTGCCCGCCCTGCGCGAGAACCGCATCCCCCTCGAGGGCGCCGCGCGCGCAGACGCGCAGGTTGTGCTGCTGCGCAATATTCGCTTCCGTGCGCTCTGTGAGCATCACCTGCTGCCGTTTGATGGCTGGGTGCAACTGGCGTATCTGCCGGGGGACTCCATTGTTGGGCTCGGACGGCTCTACGATCTGGTCGAAACCTGTGCGGCGCGACCGACCTTGCAAGAGAACTTCGGGGACACGCTGGTGGACGCGCTCATGCTTGGTCTTGATGCGCGTGGCGCAGTTGCCGTGGTTGAAGCGCGACAGGGCTGCGTCTCCGACCGTGGGCCGCGCCAGGCCGACTCCGAAACCGTGACTCTTGCTGCACGCGGTGAGCTCGCATCCTCGCAGCAGCGTGCCGATGTACTGCGGATGCTCTCGCTCGGCGCCAACCGCGCCGACTAA
- a CDS encoding PH domain-containing protein: MTNQYPGNHQWGPQGQPRAQFPQPGPGPQQPSGMHGPQQHQGPQRPGHQQLPQQPGQQRPLTDLADGEWHRLHPLSAVRTNVQFTFGMFWFVIIMLASSMVSHDDDVRGQITLVLAIVLAVIWLPAVILVWLHVRSHRFRVDHEVFELRKGIITRQYRRIRLDRLQSINLKRSIGARLFGLTSLEFNDGGGDSDGAISLDCIGRDEAERLRAEILRRASGARRLAANARSANRMEGSSASATGQPQTIGQPHAPGQPHANTQQHASQAPKRVQSSSLGDYINGVLDDLTNFDDLFDQDPELVRVRPWRVGMANAMAWLLPFVFLTVALIVFFVVFSTAMHEDNVPEFVPIMGGFMIFGWVLMLVFPMVAVGVTSALGSLNYTIAGSPDGIRISRGVANKVSETVPPGRIHSVEISQPFLWRMGGWYRVRVNRIDARFSFASDSEQSAAAAMRTTPLPVGNLDDVQRLIALLLPMNVNPQVSHLIAEGLKAGRREGFHGVSNRSFWLHPFEWRRLGYAILPGLVMIRDGRLTRKLVLTPPERIQSVITGDSPIERMLGVAHVQCATIRGPAVSRIPGLAANEATRLFEYLSRFCVDAASRDTSHRWEESRAYMMMNAAQIEVEDAAKQGRAPAQHAVQVLAAQRDWQQRNAAARGGQSPAPRHPHPPQQPPRQQPPHQQQPPQGRAR, encoded by the coding sequence ATGACGAACCAGTATCCCGGCAACCACCAGTGGGGTCCGCAGGGGCAGCCGCGTGCGCAGTTCCCGCAGCCCGGACCGGGTCCGCAACAGCCCTCGGGAATGCACGGACCACAGCAGCACCAGGGTCCCCAGCGCCCCGGCCACCAGCAGCTCCCACAGCAGCCAGGTCAGCAGCGTCCGCTCACCGACCTTGCCGACGGTGAGTGGCACCGGCTTCACCCGCTGAGCGCGGTCCGAACCAATGTGCAATTCACGTTCGGTATGTTCTGGTTTGTCATCATCATGCTGGCGTCGTCGATGGTGTCTCACGACGACGATGTGCGCGGTCAGATCACGCTGGTGCTTGCGATCGTGCTCGCAGTGATTTGGCTTCCGGCCGTGATTTTGGTCTGGCTGCATGTACGCTCGCACCGCTTCCGCGTGGACCACGAAGTGTTTGAGCTGCGCAAGGGCATCATTACCCGCCAGTACCGCCGCATCCGCCTCGACCGCTTGCAGTCGATTAACCTCAAGCGCTCGATCGGCGCCCGGCTGTTTGGGCTTACTTCGCTGGAGTTCAACGACGGTGGTGGCGATAGCGACGGCGCTATCAGCCTCGACTGTATCGGTCGGGATGAGGCTGAGCGGTTGCGCGCGGAGATCCTGCGGCGTGCTTCGGGCGCGCGTCGACTCGCAGCGAATGCGCGGTCGGCGAACCGGATGGAGGGCAGCAGCGCATCCGCAACCGGGCAGCCGCAGACAATCGGGCAGCCACACGCCCCAGGGCAGCCGCACGCCAATACGCAGCAACACGCATCCCAAGCACCCAAACGGGTGCAATCCAGCTCGCTCGGTGACTACATCAACGGCGTCCTGGACGACCTCACCAATTTCGACGACCTGTTCGATCAGGACCCAGAGCTGGTGCGAGTGCGCCCGTGGCGCGTGGGTATGGCGAACGCGATGGCGTGGCTGCTGCCGTTCGTGTTCCTCACCGTGGCATTGATCGTGTTCTTTGTCGTGTTCAGCACAGCGATGCACGAAGATAATGTGCCGGAGTTTGTGCCGATCATGGGCGGCTTCATGATCTTCGGTTGGGTTCTGATGCTGGTGTTTCCGATGGTCGCGGTCGGCGTCACTTCCGCGTTGGGCTCGCTTAATTACACCATCGCCGGCTCGCCCGACGGCATCCGTATCTCTCGTGGTGTGGCGAACAAAGTGAGCGAGACCGTGCCGCCTGGCCGCATCCACTCGGTCGAAATCTCCCAGCCGTTCCTGTGGCGAATGGGCGGTTGGTACCGGGTGCGGGTGAACCGCATCGATGCTCGATTTAGTTTTGCTTCGGATAGCGAGCAGAGCGCGGCCGCCGCGATGCGCACGACTCCGCTGCCGGTCGGAAACCTCGACGATGTGCAGCGGCTGATTGCACTGCTGCTGCCGATGAACGTGAACCCCCAAGTGTCGCACCTCATTGCCGAGGGGCTCAAAGCGGGCCGCCGTGAAGGATTCCACGGGGTGAGCAACCGGTCGTTCTGGCTGCATCCGTTCGAATGGCGTCGGCTTGGGTATGCGATTCTGCCGGGTTTGGTGATGATTCGCGACGGCCGGCTCACGCGCAAGCTCGTGCTCACGCCGCCGGAACGCATCCAGAGTGTTATCACGGGTGATTCTCCGATTGAGCGGATGCTCGGGGTTGCGCACGTGCAGTGTGCCACGATCCGGGGTCCAGCAGTTTCGCGCATCCCCGGCTTGGCCGCGAATGAGGCCACGCGCTTGTTTGAGTACCTCTCCCGGTTCTGCGTGGATGCCGCCTCGCGTGACACCTCGCATCGCTGGGAAGAGTCGCGCGCGTACATGATGATGAATGCAGCGCAGATTGAGGTTGAGGATGCGGCCAAGCAGGGCCGGGCTCCGGCCCAGCACGCCGTGCAGGTGCTTGCGGCGCAGCGGGATTGGCAGCAGCGCAATGCCGCAGCTCGCGGAGGGCAATCGCCCGCACCGCGCCACCCGCATCCGCCGCAGCAACCGCCTCGGCAGCAGCCGCCCCACCAACAGCAACCGCCGCAAGGCCGAGCCCGGTAA
- the folK gene encoding 2-amino-4-hydroxy-6-hydroxymethyldihydropteridine diphosphokinase has protein sequence MTDQKTTTPNTAAPETTAVHPAEAAIRLAPNRPGPQAHPALPQPELDRIVISRLHVHGRHGVFAHERKTGQDFFIDAEVWVDTRAAAESDAISDTVHYGHLMRALYEVAMREPVDLLETLAERLAAVTFAFAGPQAVRITVHKPQAPVKLRFDDVAISILRYRPEGPQPAASRTPHARTVIALGSNLGDREANIRQAMDEIEALEGVWPAQRSSLYETPALTTHGVDADKPAYLNAVMTVLTDLAAHELLHELQQIEANHGRVRTERWGDRTLDLDIIDHGGLQLRDDELELPHPRAFERAFVLTPWLEIEPHASVPGRGSVRELLQHVSDSAVRYRAETE, from the coding sequence ATGACCGACCAAAAAACCACTACGCCCAACACGGCAGCACCAGAAACGACGGCAGTGCACCCAGCCGAGGCCGCAATCAGGCTGGCGCCGAACCGGCCCGGCCCGCAGGCGCATCCCGCATTGCCGCAGCCGGAACTCGACCGCATTGTGATCTCGCGGCTGCACGTTCACGGCCGCCACGGCGTATTCGCGCACGAGCGCAAAACCGGGCAGGATTTCTTCATCGATGCCGAGGTGTGGGTTGATACTCGCGCGGCAGCAGAGTCGGATGCAATCTCCGACACGGTCCACTACGGTCACCTCATGCGCGCCCTGTATGAGGTCGCGATGCGCGAACCGGTTGATCTGCTCGAAACGCTCGCCGAGCGCCTGGCCGCGGTGACGTTTGCGTTCGCCGGCCCGCAGGCAGTGCGAATCACCGTGCACAAGCCGCAGGCCCCGGTCAAATTGCGCTTTGACGATGTGGCGATCTCGATCCTGCGCTACCGTCCCGAGGGCCCGCAGCCGGCCGCATCCCGCACGCCACATGCGCGCACGGTGATCGCGCTCGGCTCGAACCTCGGCGATCGCGAGGCGAATATTCGCCAGGCGATGGATGAGATCGAGGCGCTCGAAGGCGTGTGGCCGGCACAGCGTTCGAGCCTGTACGAGACCCCCGCACTCACCACACACGGGGTTGATGCCGACAAGCCCGCCTATCTGAACGCGGTCATGACGGTGCTCACCGATCTCGCCGCCCACGAGCTCCTGCACGAACTGCAGCAGATCGAGGCGAACCACGGTCGCGTGCGCACCGAGCGCTGGGGTGATCGCACCCTTGACCTCGACATCATTGACCATGGCGGCCTGCAGCTGCGCGACGACGAACTTGAGCTTCCGCATCCGCGCGCGTTCGAGCGAGCGTTTGTGCTCACACCGTGGCTCGAGATCGAACCGCACGCGAGTGTTCCCGGTCGCGGCAGCGTCCGCGAGTTGCTGCAGCACGTGTCCGATTCGGCGGTGCGTTACCGGGCGGAAACCGAATGA